A genomic window from Punica granatum isolate Tunisia-2019 chromosome 2, ASM765513v2, whole genome shotgun sequence includes:
- the LOC116195676 gene encoding WD repeat-containing protein VIP3: MKLAGLKSVEGAHDESAWAAAWVPETDTRPSLLLTGSLDETVRLWRPDDLELERTSTGHCLGVVWVAAHPSGVIAASSSLDSFVRVFDVDTNATIATLEAPPSEVWKLQFNPKGTTLAVAGGGSASVNLWDTSTWQLIATLQIPRPEGPKHSDKSGNKKFVLSLAWSPDGKRLACGSMDGTISIFDVARAKFLHHLEGHFMPVRSLAYSPIEPRLLFSGSDDAHIHMYDVEGKTLAGAMSGHASWVLSVDVAPDGAAVASGSSDRTVRLWDLGMRAAVQTMSSHTDQVWAVAFRPSGGSSRGGRLASVSDDKSISLYDYS; the protein is encoded by the exons ATGAAGCTCGCGGGGCTGAAGTCGGTCGAGGGCGCGCACGACGAGTCGGCGTGGGCGGCGGCATGGGTGCCTGAGACCGACACCCGACCTTCCCTCCTCCTCACAGGCTCCCTGGACGAGACCGTGCGGCTGTGGCGGCCCGACGATCTGGAGCTCGAGCGGACCAGCACCGGCCACTGCCTCGGCGTCGTCTGGGTGGCTGCTCACCCCTCTGGTGTCATCGccgcctcctcctccctcGACAGCTTCGTTAGGGTTTTCGATGTGGACACCAACGCCACTATCGCCACCCTCGAGGCTCCTCCCTCCGAGGTCTGGAAGCTGCAGTTTAACCCCAAG GGTACCACTCTAGCAGTAGCGGGCGGTGGTAGTGCTTCAGTCAATCTCTGGGACACTTCCACGTGGCAGTTGATCGCAACCCTCCAAATCCCTCGTCCTGAAGGACCCAAGCACTCTGACAAGAGCGGCAACAAAAAGTTTGTTCTATCACTGGCATGGAGCCCTGACGGGAAGAGACTCGCATGCGGCTCAATGGATGGCACGATCTCCATCTTCGATGTGGCACGTGCCAAGTTTCTCCACCATCTTGAGGGTCACTTCATGCCCGTCCGATCCCTCGCATACTCCCCAATTGAGCCCAGACTCCTCTTTTCAGGCTCAGATGATGCTCACATCCACATGTATGACGTTGAGGGGAAAACACTGGCCGGTGCAATGTCAGGCCATGCAAGCTGGGTACTGAGCGTCGATGTGGCCCCTGACGGAGCAGCTGTAGCCTCAGGCTCAAGTGACCGGACAGTGAGGCTCTGGGACCTGGGCATGAGGGCAGCAGTCCAGACCATGAGCAGTCACACAGATCAGGTCTGGGCGGTTGCTTTTCGGCCCTCAGGTGGATCCTCGCGAGGCGGCAGGCTCGCAAGTGTGTCCGATGATAAGAGCATATCATTGTATGATTACTCGTGA